A segment of the Bacillales bacterium genome:
CGGCAGTCCCTTTGCCGTAGTTGCGCAAGAACGATGGATGACGGCATTTCTTTTTCAACAGTCCGTGTTGTATCTCGTCGTTCCTCGGTTGTTGTTTGCCGGCGTTCCGCGACAATGGCTGCTGCCGTTACGGCAAAACAATTCTGTGAAGAGAACACTGCAAATCCTCACATACCCATGGCTGACGGCCATCGTGTTTAACCTCGGGTTTTCGATTTATCTTTTGCCGTCCGTTTTTTCTGCCGTCCACGGAAATGCTGCATTGACCGCGGTCGTTGAGGGATTTTTCTTCTTGTCCGCACTTTTGATGTGGTGGTCGATTTTGTCGCCGCTTCCTGAATTGAATCCGCTCAGCGAAATGCAGCGCATTTTTTATTTATTCATTACCGCGTTAATGCTGACGCCGATTGCGATGCTGATGTTGTTTTCGGATCAAGTGCTTTATCCGGCGTATGCGGGGTCGGCTTACTTGCCGGCGATTTATGACCAGCAATTGGCTGCCGGCGTATTGAAGGCGTTTCAATTGACGGTATACAGCATTGAAATTGTCTATC
Coding sequences within it:
- a CDS encoding cytochrome c oxidase assembly protein, which codes for MDLFKDHGFLSLWNPILAALLLGVAIFYARRHEPRLREKLAFLSGLLLIYLVCGSPFAVVAQERWMTAFLFQQSVLYLVVPRLLFAGVPRQWLLPLRQNNSVKRTLQILTYPWLTAIVFNLGFSIYLLPSVFSAVHGNAALTAVVEGFFFLSALLMWWSILSPLPELNPLSEMQRIFYLFITALMLTPIAMLMLFSDQVLYPAYAGSAYLPAIYDQQLAAGVLKAFQLTVYSIEIVYLINHWIRNERIREQEKHGKPKVISFRKIR